GAGGCAGGAAATCcggcagctagcagaggccttactagACTGACAGACGTGGAGTGAGTGGAGAACAATGACGAACCGacggggaagagaagactgaaggaggcttttgtagggaggctggcaggtggagtgagttctgactaattagtgtgTAACAGGTGagacagattgctgagggagtggagggtgagctgagtgagaggaggaggaactgaaaaacaaCAGGGCAAAAGgccagaccaaaactgaacaatGACACCAACTAATATgcgtaaaatgtgtttttttacgTTTCTCCAATTTACAGTAATCTGAATTGATACTTAAGGTGTCTGATCAAATGTATTAAAGCCATCTACTTGAGAATGTACTATATTGAGTGTTAATACAATTTATTAATTGTTTACACAGCTGTAATCATCCTTATATCAGTCGTTCTTGatatgtacaaataatcatatTTGATTCCACGTCAGAAGAATAATTGTCATTTTCTGTTGTAACTTACTAACTGAACAATGATCTAATGACACTCATCTGTCactttttcacaaaaataacaacattgGTACGTCCACATTTTGATAAAGGTAGCCAAATGCACTGTTGTGACACAGGGGACACAAATTCTGTTGGGGATAAGCTTACATTGCTTTAATGCagctccctactgaagctgctaccccgcgACCCagccccggataagtggaagacaatggatgtatggatggataaCTCCATGGATCTCCCCAGGAATTTACAGTATAGTGGAGGGCCTTTCAAATTTCATCCGAAGCAGCATGCAAGAGCTTGGGGGGTTCTAGAATTGTAAGTGTTTCGAGGCCATTTCCTGAAACTTAAGCTTTCAATCCACTCTAAATATACAACTTAAGGTAAATATCCAACATTGAGTTCTTCTTAAGGTCAAATCACATGTTGTTTATTGCTgacaatatttaatattttgtcatAATTCGTCACGTTTCCTTCAACAGAAAAAGTTGCTTATGAAATTCACCTGCAAAAGTATCTCTCTAAAGGTTTGCGTGTGGTGAGATTTTCACCAATAACGGCGCTTAATTTGAACTTGTCACAGAACAACTGACCAATGAGAAGCAAGTCTCGTGCTAAAATATCACGAGACAGTACTCTGAGATTTCGCTGGAAAACAATGCTGCACGTTGAAAGTGACACGTCGGCAGACGGATTACTATAAATTTGAGTAAAatgagttgggggggggggaatgaaaCACCCAAGATTTGGGAAGAACCTGAACTGTGAACATGTAAAGACATTATATGATTTACTACATGCATGATGTTTTCGGGGTGGCCCCCCTTGGTTGATGGTTGGGAAAATGCTGATATTTGTAAGTCTGTATGCAGTGATCTCCTGTTTAACTTCCAGAGCTCATCATAGTACTGAGACAATACTGGTAAAAGTAGCTAACAatattttcagtcattttaatgGACTTGTCCTGATAAATGGCATTACTGCATTTGATGCAGTTGATCGCGGTATTGTCTTACATTCTGTTGGATTCAAGGGAAGTGCACTAGGCTCTGGAACTGGAGTCTGTCACTAGTGTGACAGACTCCAGTTCCATTTCATGCCTACTAATTGCCAGAGGTAGAGCTTCAAGCCCCGAATGATCATGCTTGCGCATTTGTAGGTCGAGTATTATTGATCAGTACTGTTTCTGCTCTATCTGGCTCCTCTAATTTTGTTGGTTGTGTCCCACATATTGATACTGGAACTCATGTCTTTGGGTAGAGCATCTCAGGGAGGCGCTCTTGGAGAACGCTTGTTTTCCAAGTAAGTCATTACTTTGAATGTACAGTGTCTTTCAAAGTATTCATACATTTCCagctctttcacattttgtcaaattacaaaaaaaatgttaagcagggtttcccgcagcgctggCTTGGCAAAATGAAATGTGGATAGAAAAGGATCTGTGgtttgaaaagtgttttttaaatgcaaatctgaaaagtgtggactgcatttgtattcagggcctgatattccaaaatgaaaagaaattgcTTAATTACTAAATTCTAGTTACCACAAAAGCCTATTGTTCGATTGAAGCAATAAGCTTGTTGTTCGGAAAGAGATGGGTATACCTAGACATGATCCATGACCAGGACATGGTCGTCGGCCTAAACTGACAGAGAATCACTCAGAGAAAcatctccttctttaaaattatttttcagaattaccttgaatgtagttAATCAATCACCGGAGAtccaaaaaattaaagcaaattaaaactttagcaaagaaataactaaaatacaagaaaacaataaaaaagcaaaatgtgtCCCAAGGAGAGTAATCTGTCTCAATTGATACATAGGTTATCTTATTtcagactcttcttttctttctggtccctttttgcaatgcaaattcagttattaattattttaactgTATACAACGTTCCAAAACTCTGTTGGtctactttttttaaagtgactATCCATGATTTTAAATTTATGAACTTCTAGTGTCTCTGTAACCCCATAATACAGCATTGAGAACACGGTCCAAAACGAGATTAGAATTACAATTTTAACCccttatttattatatatatatatatatatatatattatatatcatatatatatatatatatatctatatatatatagatcttatttatataatatatctatctctatatatctctctctatctatatctctataatCTGTGTCCTGTcgctctctgtgtctgtctctcttatctctctgtctctctcctctcctctctctctcatctctatcttcttctctctctatcctctctctctctctctctcttatctatctgtgtgtgtctctctctctctatctctctctctgttctctctctcgctctctctctctgtggttTGTCTCCTCCctctgtgtgggttctctcgcCTCTGCTGTGGtgtctcctctcctctgtgtgtgtgtctctctcatCTGTGTGTCTCACCTCCTAGTTTCTCTcgctctttctctgtctctgctctctctgtcctctctctcttgtgtctctctcatgtgtctctcttctctctgtgtctctctctttgtctcacttctgtgtctctctctctcttgtctctcctctgtgtctctctctgtgtctctctctctctctctctctctgtctgtgtctctctctctctctctctctgtctgtgtgtctctctctctctctctgtatctctctctctctctgtgtctctctctctctctctctgtctgtgtctctctctctctctgtgtctctctctatctatctctctgtatgtgtatctctctctctctcctgtctgtgtctctctctctctctctctctctctctgtctgtgtatctctctctctgtgtctgtgtctctctctctatctctctatgtgtgtgtatatctctctctgtgtctgtgtctctctcttctctgtcttggtctctctctctctctctctctctctctctctctctgtctctctctctctctctgtgtgtctctctctctctctctctctctctctctctctctctctctctctctctctctctctctctctctgtctctgtatgtcttgtctctgttctctctatctctctctctctctctctctctctctgtctctctgtgtctctctctctctctctctgtgtctctctctctgtgtctctctctctgtgtctctctctctgtgtctctctctctctctctgtgtctctctctctctctctctctctctctctgtctctctctctctgtctctctctctgtctctctctctctctctctctctgtgtgtctctctctctctctctctctctctgtctctctctctctgtctctctctctgtctctctctctctctctctctctctgtgtctctctctctctctctctctctctgtctctctctctatctctctgtgtctctctctctctctctgtgtgtctctctctctgtgtgtatctctctctctctcctctatgtgtctctctctctctctctctgtatctctctctctcctctgtctctctctctctgtgtctctctctctctgtgtctctctctctctctctctctgtctctctctctatctgtgtctctctatctctctctctctctctgtgtgtctctctctctctcttctatcTCTGCTCTTCTTGTCTCGTGTCTTCTCTATCTAtcctctgtctctctgctcCTGTGTATCTGCTCTTGtctctgtctatatatatatataaaccctATGacccactgtgcaggacttgtatatgtcattcccataGACGAATGACGCTGTATGGCCACAAAAGGAAGGCCTAcccctagggctggacgatatagaaaagtTTATCgataaagaaaaatgcatattgatcgatatcgataattattgaaaatatttaaaaccatattttattataaccgtaacagaattttttttttaaagaaaaataacttaagagttatgttattaaataatgacaaagaataaactaaagttaccagtaaaatgaccaaaataaatataccaaataaataaataaataaaatagcctatttaggtgggaatagtacactagttacttctcaggttttataattgagaggctgacacagggctgaggtccgaggaTTGTGGCGTGGGAAGACACAAATTGTAGCTCATTTTCCACTGATTCCTAGCACTCGTTGCTCAacttagggagcgctgttagagaagaATTTGCGTCCCGGAACGTTATATCGCgtatcaagagtggcgagtagttgtttgaagccaggtttttcagctgcagacaacagcagcatatcccctcactatgaagcattttactgcatgcgtgatgtccttacgcCGCTTGGtcgctttttcattttatcacaaaaaaggGAGCCCAGtgtagctgctatacctgcttcgttttggaagaacttccagaagattcctaagaagtTGACGCGGAGCAGCGGCGGGgctgcacagctcgcgctgctgcaaGTGTGAGCGACTTACGtcatgaaacaagttggttacgttaccagactttgtttttaccggttccttgcaagttttacaaatcactgtggtttatttctgtcagactggcgaactagtaaaaccccgttttgggacagtttcctccgccgctactttctgcgacatattcacgtgctctgtgttgtggtttgtgAGGGCGGCGCTtcgtgacggcgtgcctgggtccgcgattacgattggtcgagaggaagtagtgactgtagcatcaactaatatgataggaggaaggaaggaaaactctaTTGAAGTTTTAtagaccctattttttcctatcgcgccacacacacacacacacacacacatacatatatatatatatatatatatatatatatatatagatatatatatatatatatatatatatatatatatatatagatagatagatagatagatagatagatagatagatagatagatatatatagatagatatatttgTGTTATTGCTCAAAAACGAAAAGCTCAACCTAAGCTCAACCTAACTTCACAGTGGTTACTAAGAGAATTACagaagagtggctgaagttATTTATGGGGACTTTTCTGAAGACGGGAGATCCAGCCCTCTGGTGCAGTTACTGCGTTGAAAAGCTGGTAGCAAGCTGCATAATGTTTCTGTTCCCTGCTATGGTACCACGGAGAAGAGCTGGGTACCAGCTCCATTTTCCTGTGTAAATGCTGATgcctttctttttctgtgttttacacagGTATGCCAGCCTATATTTTTGTTGTGCTGTTGAAGAGCAGGACAATGAGCTGATTACACTGGAGGTCATCCACCGCTTTGTAGAGCTCCTCGATAAATACTTTGGCAGTGTAAGTCATAGAACAGAAACTTTCTCTGCTTCTAAATAATGTTATGATTAAAGATGGTGCAAAGACTTAATTATGAAGGTATCTGATGTATATTTTTGCAGGTGTGTGAGCTGGACATAATCTTTAACTTTGAGAAGGCTTACTTCATTTTAGATGAGTTCCTGATGGGAGGAGAGATTCAGGACACATCCAAGAAGAGTGTCCTTAAAGCAATCGAACAAGCTGATCTGCTGCAGGAggtaaagaaaaattaaatctaCCCAATTCACATAGTAAGTTAATAATAACTATCAAATATACACCGCAAATCGGAAGGTTCAGATTTAACGCTCAGAGTTAAAGGTGCACAGCCACGTTATTTATACCTCAGTAGCTCACTATGGTTGCTTACataagtttttatgaaagattatcacgtcctgccgGCGTCTTAGTTGTtactttggtgttttatgctttatttttgctcaatttgttagtaaataaagcctttcgtgtttattaactttatttattttgtattttaacgGACGTACATACTGCATATGCGCACTTAAGTCCATATTCACTAAATAAATGGCTAAAAATGCAATTAACCActagaaacattttaattgtttaacacatttttctaaatacaGAAATTTCATAGTTCCATCGCTAAAGAATGTTAATGTAAAAAAGTTGCACAAACTCCTTTCAAACCACATACAATTTCTTTGGAGTGTGACCATaacttaatttttaaaatacagaacTTTTTATAAACGGAGACAGATTTTGAGAACAGACAATgtgtacatacaaataaactgtgtGCCAAATACATATGAGACCACATATCTGTTCACAAGATCATAGTTGAACAATAAAAAGGGcaataaacagcaaaaacataTAATCAGGTTTACTTTGTTGAAACTTTAGAAATGATGAAAACCAATTCAAACAATACTTTGAATGCAAAAAGACAACATGAACATCAAAAAACAATTTACAGTAAACCATTTACGAGGGTTTAAGTGTAATAGTGTCCCAAGCACAAAATCAAACTTGTATATTTCAATTTGTGTAGTGGAGCTGTGATAGGTATTGTGACAGTTTCTGTCCACAATTACGCACAGAGGCATTTTATGTGCCTCACACATGAAGGAAGTGCACTTCCCACACAGCCTATACTTCCTGTGTcccttttttgctttctttgggCCTGATGCACTCCAGGCAATGGCAATGGATGTGCTGACTCTTGAATCCCGAAAGCGACTTTGGGCTGAGGCGGCCTGCTCAACtctacaggactgttttgagcACACAGACGGGAATGCGTTTAAAGAGAGAGCTGATCTAGAGAATTCccttctgcactgatgcagtcCTACCCACAAAAACAACCAgagtgtttcctaaccagaaaccatgggtggATGGTgcggtccctgctgaaggcccGTGATGCAGCCTTCAGATCGGGAGACAAACTGGCCTACAACAGGGCTAGAAGTGAACTTAAAAAAGGCATCCAGAAGTAGTTCTTGGCAATTAATCTGATACTGATCTTGATTACGATTTGGGTTTTCAAtgataattaaaaacataatgaTCCATATTTGTTCCTTCTTTGTTGATTCTCGTGCTGTTACATGTTGTTAATCCAGTGCCGCTGTCTGCGTGCCACTATTCTGTAGACTCCTCCCACAGCCCCAACCGGTTTCATTTTGTCAACGCGAGGTATAAACACTTCAGGAGCGAGACTGAAAAGTTGAGCAAGGCTAAGGACGTCAGGATAAAATGACCAGAAAAAGAGAGCCATCAGTAGAAAAGAGAGCTAAAATGACTTCAGTGGTGTGGAACCATTATGAGTTCCCAGAAGCAGACATCAAACAAGTAGCAATAGTGTGCAAACCCTGCTATGCTATCGTAGCTGCTCCGCATAGTGAGTTTGACAAACAGGAAGCAATGTTACACCCTCTCCATTCA
The genomic region above belongs to Fundulus heteroclitus isolate FHET01 unplaced genomic scaffold, MU-UCD_Fhet_4.1 scaffold_84, whole genome shotgun sequence and contains:
- the ap1s1 gene encoding AP-1 complex subunit sigma-1A isoform X1; this translates as MMRFMLLFSRQGKLRLQKWYTATAERDKKKMVRELMQIVLARKPKMCSFLEWRDLKIVYKRYASLYFCCAVEEQDNELITLEVIHRFVELLDKYFGSVCELDIIFNFEKAYFILDEFLMGGEIQDTSKKSVLKAIEQADLLQEEDESPRSVLEEMGLA
- the ap1s1 gene encoding AP-1 complex subunit sigma-1A isoform X2, whose amino-acid sequence is MMRFMLLFSRQGKLRLQKWYTATAERDKKKMVRELMQIVLARKPKMCSFLEWRDLKIVYKRYASLYFCCAVEEQDNELITLEVIHRFVELLDKYFGSVCELDIIFNFEKAYFILDEFLMGGEIQDTSKKSVLKAIEQADLLQEIS